In Bombus pyrosoma isolate SC7728 linkage group LG2, ASM1482585v1, whole genome shotgun sequence, a genomic segment contains:
- the LOC122577648 gene encoding ATP-dependent RNA helicase DDX55 has translation MKTQNWKELELPLSDSVLKTIEKLNFPYMTPVQAASIPLLLKGKDVAAEAVTGSGKTIAFLVPLLEILQKRNEKWKPIEIGAIIISPTRELAIQINEVLQKFLDNIPDLKQVLLVGGTTIAEDADRLKAGANIIVATPGRLEDMLSNCKSINLTAYVKSLEVLILDEADRLLDLGFSATLDTILSYLPRLRRTGLFSATQTKELQQLIRAGLRNPALITVKEKPNISTPSNLINNYVIVNAEYKLSIMIDFIQRKGTNLKYMIFLSTCACVDYFSHVTQTMLPTIQVFAIHGKMKNKRYKVFNDFRSVESGILICTDVMARGIDISEVDWVLQYDPPCSASSFVHRCGRTARIGNEGNALLFLLKTEDAYVEFIKRNQKVDLQQIVLDPSIISYKKCLMCMRNLQKQDRSLFDKANRAFVSYVQAYNKHECNLILRLKDIDLGKLAMGFGLLRMPRMPELKGKDMSNFQEEDTDINSITYSDKQKEKSRLEKLKIFRDTGVWPKAQKRKCKQTEPWSENKKKKMEKQENRKKRKEKQMKQKMSGNSTKKRKRKMNEQDIKDLAKDIALIKKLKKKKISQEEFDTAFGTD, from the exons ATGAAAACACAAAATTGGAAAGAATTAGAGTTGCCTTTAAGTGATTCTGTATTAAAAACCATTGAAAAGTTGAACTTTCCTTATATGACACCCGTGCAG GCAGCTTCCATACCATTACTactaaaaggaaaagatgTTGCTGCAGAAGCAGTAACAGGGAGTGGAAAAACAATTGCGTTTTTAGTTCCACTCTTAGAGATATTACAG aaaagaaatgagaaatggAAACCTATAGAAATTGGAGCAATAATAATCAGTCCTACAAGAGAATTGGCTATCCAAATAAATGAAGTTTTACAAAAGTTTCTGGACAATATACCAGATTTAAAACAAGTATTACTTGTTGGTGGTACAACAATTGCAGAAGATGCAGATAGACTTAAGGCTGGAGCAAATATTATTGTGGCCACACCTGGTCGATTAGAAGATATGTTGTCTAATTGTAAAAGTATAAACTTGACAGCATATGTAAAATCTTTG GAAGTACTGATCTTAGATGAAGCTGACAGACTATTAGATCTAGGTTTTTCTGCAACGTTAGATAcaatattatcttatttacCACGTCTCAGAAGAACGGGTTTATTTTCTGCAACTCAAACAAAGGAATTGCAGCAGTTAATAAGAGCTGGACTTAGAAACCCAGCTCTGATAACTGTTAAAGAAAAACCAAATATTTCTACACcttcgaatttaataaataattatgtcaTTGTAAATgctgaatataaattatctataatGATAGATTTTATTCAGCGTAAAGGgactaatttaaaatatatgatttttttatcTACTTGTGCTTGTGTTGATTATTTTAGTCATGTTACACAAAC AATGTTGCCGACTATTCAAGTATTTGCAATTCATggcaaaatgaaaaacaagCGGTACAAAGTATTCAACGATTTTCGATCTGTTGAAAGTGGGATTTTAATTTGTACAGATGTAATGGCTCGTGGTATTGACATTTCAGAAGTTGATTGGGTATTACAGTATGATCCTCCATGTTCAGCAAGTAGTTTTGTTCATAG ATGTGGTAGAACTGCTAGAATAGGTAACGAAGGAAATGCATTGTTATTTCTCTTAAAAACAGAAGATGCATacgtagaatttattaaaagaaatcaaaaagTAGATCTACAGCAAATAGTTTTAGATCCATCCattatttcatacaaaaaGTGTTTAATGTGtatgagaaatttacaaaaacaaGATCGCTCTCTTTTTGACAAGGCCAACAGAGCATTTGTATCATATGTCCAGGCATACAATAAGCatgaatgtaatttaatattaagatTGAAAGATATTGATCTAGGAAAGCTTGCAATGGGTTTTGGGTTATTACGAATGCCTCGTATGCCAGAACTTAAAGGAAAAGATATGTCAAATTTTCAAGAAGAAGATACTGATATCAATTCAATTACATATTCagataaacaaaaagaaaaaagtcgtttagaaaaattaaagatttttcgAGACACCGGAGTATGGCCTAAGGCACAGAAACGTAAATGTAAACAAACTGAACCATggtctgaaaataaaaaaaagaaaatggaaaagcaagaaaaccgtaaaaaaaggaaagagaaacagatGAAGCAGAAGATGTCAGGAAACTCAACAAAaaagcgaaaaagaaagatgaatgAACAAGATATCAAAGATTTAGCAAAAGACAtagcattaattaaaaagttaaaaaagaaaaag ATTTCACAAGAAGAATTTGATACCGCTTTTGGAActgattga
- the LOC122577646 gene encoding ataxin-2 homolog isoform X2, which produces MNSKRKNRTNTNRSPRARGPQERCVAAEGVYNNAHFMHAITSHVGNVVQIQTLNGSMYEGIFRTFSSQFDVVLEMAHRVEVTGKFSVESVVEKLIFKPQDIITMSAKDVDLDYAIRDSFRTDNAISKYNGVVGEKELEPWDAPPATMNGDDLKLDGTTNGWDANDMFRKNEQKYGVQTTYEPTLAAYTLPLQRKDTKDYKEQEQKAAEIANEIESQPNYKARLELENGDEEERFAAVVRPTEGKYIPPPLKKKNGNSAKLMRSSEPPPSPGPATTNKNVFNQQSPSNVNVSIPNSNLPIGMQSAHPSVQHPVSISLGLVVTYNNPPPPFVPTPATQPPPPVPVIQQSQPQSQATPSVPQVSFPPQQQQTSSSKINTEKRERPGRQQVYQADKAPPAPFPQTNVTTPHQQQQSSHQQHGQLQQQNSVEGQRCEIVPHKSDHRKVPTPRSREEQHSELRQFASEFKLAETPAQDTPPVTRKQQQHQHQQDTHTSPQITQTHHQSSHQHTTSQSSQQQPQQQQQQQHPNPPQQQQQQQQSHQNQTVPEETVVTSKPPPGPLPLRSTSPPQSQQQQTSTNTPPVTQAPQEATADKITTAFKKSTLNPNAKEFNPNTKAFTPRSPSTPTPSRPHTPQTPQYTGATMPTTVVMPAYVMTSQPPTAFSQPPTQPVTRFRKVPVMHAQHRAQDIASQMQVVAATGQPLMAPAPLHPPFQVPYPTQPAYQQMVRMVQAPPPPPHMATPYHHHDSPGPQAPGIQYMGPHTHPHPHVAQQPPSQTPSPANPNPPHTPGTYNPPGTPQPTYPPPPPQGHAPSYPIMCPIIPPHIPIPPQHMQYIPPQPPPGAQQTIPVILPHNQ; this is translated from the exons ATGAATagcaaaagaaagaatcgtACAAACACAAACag atcaCCACGTGCTCGTGGTCCACAAGAAAGATGTGTTGCTGCTGAAGGGGTATATAATAATGCCCATTTTATGCATGCCATAACCAGTCATGTAGGCAATGTGGTACAG ATTCAGACATTAAATGGTTCAATGTATGAAGGTATTTTTCGTACTTTCTCAAGCCAATTTGATGTTGTCTTAGAAATGGCACATCGTGTAGAAGTTACAGGAAAATTCAGCGTAGAAAGTGTagtagagaaattaatttttaaaccaCAAGATATTATTACTATGTCTGCCAAGGATGTTGATTTAGATTATGCTATACGCGATTCGTTTAGAACAGACAATGCtattagtaaatataatgGTGTAGTTGGTGAGAAAGAATTGGAACCTTGGGATGCTCCTCCTGCTACTATGAATGGAGATGACTTAAAATTGGATGGTACAACA AATGGATGGGATGCTAATGATATGTTTCgcaaaaatgaacaaaagtaTGGTGTTCAAACAACATATGAACCAACTTTGGCTGCTTATACATTACCACTTCAgagaaaagatacaaaagattACAAAGAACAAGAACAAAAGGCTGcagaaattgcaaatgaaatagaGTCACAACCAAATTACAAAGCAAGATTAGAGCTGGAAAATGGcgatgaagaagaaagatttgCAGCTGTG gTGAGACCTACTGAAGGTAAATATATTCCACCTCcactgaagaagaaaaatggaaatagtGCAAAGCTGATGAGATCTAGTGAACCACCACCTTCACCAGGACCTGCAACCactaataaaaatgtctttAATCAACAATCTCCGTCCAACGTAAATGTGAGCATTCCAAATTCGAATCTTCCTATTGGGATGCAAAGTGCTCATCCTTCAGTACAACATCCAGTATCAATAAGCCTGGGACTAGTGGTTACATATAACAACCCTCCGCCACCATTTGTGCCTACACCAGCAACACAACCACCACCACCAG taCCTGTGATTCAACAATCACAACCACAATCTCAGGCAACACCTTCTGTACCACAAGTCAGTTTTCCACCACAGCAACAACAAACATCATCATCcaaaataaatacagaaaagCGTGAACGGCCCGGCAGACAACAAGTGTATCAAGCAGATAAAGCACCACCAGCACCATTCCCACAAACGAATGTTACTACTCCTCATCAACAGCAGCAGTCATCGCATCAACAGCATGGTCAATTACAACAACAAAATTCTGTTGAAGGACAACGATGTGAGATAGTTCCCCATAAATCAGATCACAGAAAA GTACCAACACCACGTAGTAGAGAAGAACAACATTCAGAATTGAGGCAATTTGCATCAGAGTTCAAATTAGCAGAAACACCAGCACAAGATACACCACCTGTTACCAGAAAGCAACAACAACACCAACATCAGCAAGATACTCATACTTCACCTCAAATTACTCAGACACATCATCAGTCATCACATCAGCACACAACGTCACAATCGTCGCAACAGCAAccgcaacagcaacaacagcaacagcatCCAAACCCTCcacaacagcagcaacaacaacagcaatcACATCAAAATCAAACTGTTCCAGAAGAAACTGTGGTCACTAGTAAACCACCACCAGGTCCATTACCATTACGATCTACAAGTCCTCCCCAATcacaacaacaacaaactTCTACAAACACCCCCCCTGTAACCCAAGCCCCACAAGAAGCTACTGCCGATAAAATAACGACggcttttaaaaaatcaactTTAAACCCAAATGCTAAAGAATTCAATCCAAATACTAAAGCTTTCACGCCG CGATCTCCAAGTACACCAACACCAAGTAGACCACACACACCACAAACACCTCAATATACTGGAGCAACTATGCCTACGACTGTAGTCATGCCAGCATATGTAATGACTAGCCAACCACCAACTGCGTTTAGTCAGCCACCGACTCAACCTGTGACAAGGTTCCGGAAGG TACCAGTAATGCATGCGCAACATCGTGCTCAAGATATAGCCTCTCAGATGCAAGTAGTAGCGGCAACTGGACAGCCTTTAATGGCACCAGCACCTCTACATCCGCCATTCCAGGTGCCTTATCCTACTCAACCAGCATATCAACAGATGGTACGCATGGTTCAGgcaccaccaccaccgccacATATGGCAACACCTTATCATCATCATGACTCACCAGGACCACAGGCTCCTGGTATCCAGTACATGGGTCCACATACACATCCACACCCTCATGTTGCTCAACAACCACCAAGTCAAACTCCCTCTCCAGCTAATCCTAATCCACCACACACACCAGGCACTTACAATCCTCCTGGTACTCCACAACCCACATATCCTCCACCACCTCCTCAAGGCCATGCTCCAAGTTATCCAATAATGTGTCCTATAATTCCTCCTCATATACCGATACCACCGCAGCACATGCAATACATACCGCCGCAACCACCTCCAGGAGCGCAGCAAACTATACCAGTGATTTTGCCGCACAATCAGTAG
- the LOC122577646 gene encoding ataxin-2 homolog isoform X1 has product MNSKRKNRTNTNRSPRARGPQERCVAAEGVYNNAHFMHAITSHVGNVVQIQTLNGSMYEGIFRTFSSQFDVVLEMAHRVEVTGKFSVESVVEKLIFKPQDIITMSAKDVDLDYAIRDSFRTDNAISKYNGVVGEKELEPWDAPPATMNGDDLKLDGTTNGWDANDMFRKNEQKYGVQTTYEPTLAAYTLPLQRKDTKDYKEQEQKAAEIANEIESQPNYKARLELENGDEEERFAAVVRPTEGKYIPPPLKKKNGNSAKLMRSSEPPPSPGPATTNKNVFNQQSPSNVNVSIPNSNLPIGMQSAHPSVQHPVSISLGLVVTYNNPPPPFVPTPATQPPPPVPVIQQSQPQSQATPSVPQVSFPPQQQQTSSSKINTEKRERPGRQQVYQADKAPPAPFPQTNVTTPHQQQQSSHQQHGQLQQQNSVEGQRCEIVPHKSDHRKVPTPRSREEQHSELRQFASEFKLAETPAQDTPPVTRKQQQHQHQQDTHTSPQITQTHHQSSHQHTTSQSSQQQPQQQQQQQHPNPPQQQQQQQQSHQNQTVPEETVVTSKPPPGPLPLRSTSPPQSQQQQTSTNTPPVTQAPQEATADKITTAFKKSTLNPNAKEFNPNTKAFTPRSPSTPTPSRPHTPQTPQYTGATMPTTVVMPAYVMTSQPPTAFSQPPTQPVTRFRKGQYLVPVMHAQHRAQDIASQMQVVAATGQPLMAPAPLHPPFQVPYPTQPAYQQMVRMVQAPPPPPHMATPYHHHDSPGPQAPGIQYMGPHTHPHPHVAQQPPSQTPSPANPNPPHTPGTYNPPGTPQPTYPPPPPQGHAPSYPIMCPIIPPHIPIPPQHMQYIPPQPPPGAQQTIPVILPHNQ; this is encoded by the exons ATGAATagcaaaagaaagaatcgtACAAACACAAACag atcaCCACGTGCTCGTGGTCCACAAGAAAGATGTGTTGCTGCTGAAGGGGTATATAATAATGCCCATTTTATGCATGCCATAACCAGTCATGTAGGCAATGTGGTACAG ATTCAGACATTAAATGGTTCAATGTATGAAGGTATTTTTCGTACTTTCTCAAGCCAATTTGATGTTGTCTTAGAAATGGCACATCGTGTAGAAGTTACAGGAAAATTCAGCGTAGAAAGTGTagtagagaaattaatttttaaaccaCAAGATATTATTACTATGTCTGCCAAGGATGTTGATTTAGATTATGCTATACGCGATTCGTTTAGAACAGACAATGCtattagtaaatataatgGTGTAGTTGGTGAGAAAGAATTGGAACCTTGGGATGCTCCTCCTGCTACTATGAATGGAGATGACTTAAAATTGGATGGTACAACA AATGGATGGGATGCTAATGATATGTTTCgcaaaaatgaacaaaagtaTGGTGTTCAAACAACATATGAACCAACTTTGGCTGCTTATACATTACCACTTCAgagaaaagatacaaaagattACAAAGAACAAGAACAAAAGGCTGcagaaattgcaaatgaaatagaGTCACAACCAAATTACAAAGCAAGATTAGAGCTGGAAAATGGcgatgaagaagaaagatttgCAGCTGTG gTGAGACCTACTGAAGGTAAATATATTCCACCTCcactgaagaagaaaaatggaaatagtGCAAAGCTGATGAGATCTAGTGAACCACCACCTTCACCAGGACCTGCAACCactaataaaaatgtctttAATCAACAATCTCCGTCCAACGTAAATGTGAGCATTCCAAATTCGAATCTTCCTATTGGGATGCAAAGTGCTCATCCTTCAGTACAACATCCAGTATCAATAAGCCTGGGACTAGTGGTTACATATAACAACCCTCCGCCACCATTTGTGCCTACACCAGCAACACAACCACCACCACCAG taCCTGTGATTCAACAATCACAACCACAATCTCAGGCAACACCTTCTGTACCACAAGTCAGTTTTCCACCACAGCAACAACAAACATCATCATCcaaaataaatacagaaaagCGTGAACGGCCCGGCAGACAACAAGTGTATCAAGCAGATAAAGCACCACCAGCACCATTCCCACAAACGAATGTTACTACTCCTCATCAACAGCAGCAGTCATCGCATCAACAGCATGGTCAATTACAACAACAAAATTCTGTTGAAGGACAACGATGTGAGATAGTTCCCCATAAATCAGATCACAGAAAA GTACCAACACCACGTAGTAGAGAAGAACAACATTCAGAATTGAGGCAATTTGCATCAGAGTTCAAATTAGCAGAAACACCAGCACAAGATACACCACCTGTTACCAGAAAGCAACAACAACACCAACATCAGCAAGATACTCATACTTCACCTCAAATTACTCAGACACATCATCAGTCATCACATCAGCACACAACGTCACAATCGTCGCAACAGCAAccgcaacagcaacaacagcaacagcatCCAAACCCTCcacaacagcagcaacaacaacagcaatcACATCAAAATCAAACTGTTCCAGAAGAAACTGTGGTCACTAGTAAACCACCACCAGGTCCATTACCATTACGATCTACAAGTCCTCCCCAATcacaacaacaacaaactTCTACAAACACCCCCCCTGTAACCCAAGCCCCACAAGAAGCTACTGCCGATAAAATAACGACggcttttaaaaaatcaactTTAAACCCAAATGCTAAAGAATTCAATCCAAATACTAAAGCTTTCACGCCG CGATCTCCAAGTACACCAACACCAAGTAGACCACACACACCACAAACACCTCAATATACTGGAGCAACTATGCCTACGACTGTAGTCATGCCAGCATATGTAATGACTAGCCAACCACCAACTGCGTTTAGTCAGCCACCGACTCAACCTGTGACAAGGTTCCGGAAGGGTCAGTATCTAG TACCAGTAATGCATGCGCAACATCGTGCTCAAGATATAGCCTCTCAGATGCAAGTAGTAGCGGCAACTGGACAGCCTTTAATGGCACCAGCACCTCTACATCCGCCATTCCAGGTGCCTTATCCTACTCAACCAGCATATCAACAGATGGTACGCATGGTTCAGgcaccaccaccaccgccacATATGGCAACACCTTATCATCATCATGACTCACCAGGACCACAGGCTCCTGGTATCCAGTACATGGGTCCACATACACATCCACACCCTCATGTTGCTCAACAACCACCAAGTCAAACTCCCTCTCCAGCTAATCCTAATCCACCACACACACCAGGCACTTACAATCCTCCTGGTACTCCACAACCCACATATCCTCCACCACCTCCTCAAGGCCATGCTCCAAGTTATCCAATAATGTGTCCTATAATTCCTCCTCATATACCGATACCACCGCAGCACATGCAATACATACCGCCGCAACCACCTCCAGGAGCGCAGCAAACTATACCAGTGATTTTGCCGCACAATCAGTAG